In Chaetodon trifascialis isolate fChaTrf1 chromosome 6, fChaTrf1.hap1, whole genome shotgun sequence, one DNA window encodes the following:
- the LOC139331996 gene encoding leukocyte surface antigen CD53-like: MNRSCVNCLKTMVINLNFLCWLCGAFVVAFGEFQMMHSKFASLITTFWPIYPANTLVVTGTIVTCVCYVGVLGGLRENRCMLISYFILLFILMLVELAMACVFLVYSREIDTYFEKDLMQSLEIYRQSSPDGNKTIKDDFDSVQHVFKCCGVHGVADWKGNVPISCCTKDPCNTLFHANWQEGCLMKLRNWFAQNYLSTGAGVVTMFIIQFFCLSVTIPLFCHFSRRGLDYQ; the protein is encoded by the exons ATGAATCGCTCCTGTGTAAACTGTTTGAAAACTATGGTGATAAATCTCAACTTTCTATGCTGG ctgtGTGGTGCATTTGTAGTGGCATTTGGGGAGTTTCAGATGATGCACTCAAAGTTTGCCTCCCTCATCACCACCTTCTGGCCCATCTACCCTGCCAACACTCTGGTGGTCACCGGAACCAttgttacctgtgtgtgttaCGTTGGAGTGTTAGGGGGCCTGAGGGAGAACCGCTGCATGCTCATCAGT TATTTCATCCTGCTGTTCATCCTGATGCTGGTGGAGCTGGCCATGGCCTGTGTGTTCCTGGTCTACAGCAGAGAG ATTGACACATACTTTGAGAAAGACCTGATGCAAAGCTTGGAGATCTACAGACAATCCAGTCCAGACGGCAACAAGACCATTAAAGATGACTTTGATTCTGTTCAGCATGTG TTTAAGTGTTGTGGAGTTCATGGTGTGGCAGACTGGAAGGGTAACGTCCCAATCTCCTGTTGTACCAAGGACCCCTGTAACACCCTCTTCCACGCCAACTGGCAAGAG GGTTGTCTCATGAAACTGAGGAACTGGTTTGCCCAAAACTACCTGAGCACAGGTGCAGGTGTTGTCACAATGTTTATTATACAG tttttttgtctgtctgtcaccatcCCACTTTTTTGTCACTTCAGTCGACGTGGACTGGATTACCAGTGA